In Sporosarcina luteola, a single window of DNA contains:
- a CDS encoding winged-helix domain-containing protein: MKTKIHIVSIQEGYLTIISEQLELIFGDKAIISKLVVKDLDGDSIGEEDIVVLSRSILMGVIRPFIPKECKTIIAHREVNIANTKRLIDLPAGQKLLVVNDTLENAQETLDSLMNIFFTHSYYLDDENNPGQEIPEDIDYIVTPGEIEFVPSQFSNVIDIGDRLLSYGTVWAIAEALEAGFTHEQMVNRYVKSQVSLAEPYRVENSFKKESFAEAAHLSQNDILSIDKKIEEHGFLKESIEILSIYAEGKAQLKTFGRIKLKQLLGEQDIHLSEQQIRLRLEVLQELGLLNARQGRSGTTITIFGERYLQAKDVIQS; the protein is encoded by the coding sequence ATGAAAACCAAAATTCATATTGTCTCGATACAAGAAGGTTATTTAACGATAATCTCTGAACAGCTGGAACTTATTTTTGGTGATAAAGCAATCATATCAAAATTGGTCGTTAAGGATTTGGATGGGGATAGCATTGGTGAAGAGGACATTGTTGTTTTATCACGATCGATTCTGATGGGGGTCATACGCCCCTTCATTCCGAAAGAGTGTAAGACGATCATTGCACATCGGGAAGTGAATATCGCAAATACGAAGCGATTGATTGATCTGCCTGCCGGCCAGAAACTATTGGTTGTCAACGATACACTTGAAAACGCTCAGGAGACCTTGGACTCGTTAATGAATATCTTCTTTACACATTCGTACTATTTGGATGACGAAAACAATCCGGGTCAAGAAATTCCAGAGGATATCGACTATATCGTCACACCCGGAGAAATTGAGTTCGTCCCAAGCCAATTTTCAAATGTGATCGACATCGGTGATCGGCTGCTTTCGTACGGGACAGTATGGGCAATCGCGGAAGCTTTGGAGGCGGGATTCACTCATGAACAAATGGTGAATCGTTATGTGAAATCCCAAGTATCCCTTGCAGAGCCGTATAGAGTGGAAAATAGCTTCAAAAAAGAATCCTTTGCTGAAGCTGCACACCTTTCACAAAACGATATCCTTTCCATTGACAAAAAAATTGAAGAGCACGGCTTCTTGAAGGAGAGCATCGAAATATTAAGCATTTATGCTGAAGGAAAGGCTCAACTTAAAACGTTTGGACGCATAAAACTGAAGCAGCTTTTGGGAGAGCAAGATATTCACTTATCCGAACAGCAAATTCGCCTCCGATTGGAGGTTTTGCAAGAGCTAGGGTTATTGAACGCCCGCCAAGGAAGAAGCGGAACGACAATCACGATTTTTGGGGAACGCTATTTGCAGGCAAAAGACGTAATTCAATCGTAA
- a CDS encoding ABC transporter ATP-binding protein: MKPLLEVKDLHVSFHTQAGVVKAVRGVNFTINEGETLAIVGESGSGKSVTSKAIMKLLPDKVATYDSGQVMFDGENLLEAPERRMEVVRGSEIAMVFQDPMTALNPTMTIGKQVAESVVKHQGLSKKEAQKRAIEILELVGIPEPATRVSQYPHQFSGGMRQRVVIAIAIACNPRLLIADEPTTALDVTIQAQILELLKDIQKRMGTAIILITHDLGVVANMADKVAVMYAGKIVEEGTVNEVFHESQHPYTWGLMKSIPDLDVEEVLYSIPGSPPDLMHPPVGDAFAVRNEFALAIDYKNQPPMFKVSDSHYAATWLLHPKAPDLSTVIQVKERERVTVAKKRKSKTADHSPIIQVKDLHKHFHLSGNKQLRAVDGVSFDIYKGETLGLVGESGCGKSTTGRTIIRLYEPTGGEVYFDGEPIHGQLNKGLENRMKQKIQMIFQDPYASLDPRKKVLDSVAEGIDVHRLADSMKDRKDIVQNLLEIVGLNKEFMNRYPHEFSGGQRQRVGIARALAVNPDVIIADEPISALDVSIQAQVVNLLRDLQYEKDLTYLFIAHDISMVKYISDRIGVMYLGNLVELAPTKAISENPLHPYTQALMSAVPVPDPVEERSRERIVLTGDLPNPMSPPTGCRFRTRCPYAMEKCKETPIWKEAEKDHWVACHLIN; encoded by the coding sequence ATGAAGCCATTACTGGAAGTGAAAGATTTACATGTATCTTTCCATACCCAAGCGGGAGTTGTAAAAGCCGTCAGAGGTGTCAATTTTACAATTAATGAAGGAGAGACTTTAGCCATTGTAGGGGAATCAGGGTCAGGGAAGTCGGTCACATCAAAAGCGATCATGAAGCTATTGCCCGACAAAGTCGCTACATATGATAGCGGACAGGTCATGTTCGACGGTGAAAACCTGCTGGAAGCCCCGGAACGTCGAATGGAGGTCGTCCGCGGATCCGAAATCGCTATGGTATTCCAAGACCCGATGACGGCACTGAATCCTACGATGACAATTGGAAAGCAAGTCGCGGAAAGTGTCGTGAAACATCAAGGGTTATCGAAAAAAGAGGCGCAGAAACGTGCCATCGAAATATTGGAGCTCGTCGGCATTCCGGAGCCTGCCACCCGTGTGAGTCAGTATCCACATCAGTTTTCAGGCGGGATGAGGCAGCGGGTCGTCATCGCGATTGCTATCGCGTGCAATCCAAGGCTCCTCATTGCGGATGAGCCGACAACGGCTTTGGACGTAACAATTCAAGCGCAGATTCTGGAATTATTAAAAGACATTCAAAAACGTATGGGCACGGCGATCATCCTGATCACCCATGACTTGGGCGTGGTAGCGAATATGGCGGACAAAGTAGCTGTCATGTATGCAGGGAAAATCGTTGAAGAGGGAACTGTTAATGAAGTTTTCCATGAATCGCAGCATCCATACACGTGGGGTCTAATGAAATCGATTCCCGATTTAGATGTGGAAGAGGTGCTATACTCCATCCCTGGATCGCCTCCGGATTTAATGCACCCACCAGTAGGGGATGCGTTTGCTGTGCGGAACGAATTTGCATTGGCCATCGATTATAAAAATCAGCCACCGATGTTCAAAGTGTCTGATAGTCATTATGCAGCAACTTGGCTGCTTCATCCGAAGGCACCCGATTTGTCGACAGTTATTCAAGTGAAAGAGAGAGAAAGGGTGACAGTCGCGAAAAAGAGGAAAAGCAAGACTGCCGATCACTCTCCAATTATCCAGGTGAAAGACTTGCATAAGCATTTTCATTTATCCGGGAATAAGCAGCTGCGAGCTGTTGATGGTGTTTCTTTCGATATTTACAAAGGGGAGACGCTTGGCTTGGTCGGGGAGTCGGGATGCGGAAAATCGACGACAGGTAGAACTATCATTCGTCTATATGAACCGACGGGTGGGGAAGTGTACTTTGACGGCGAGCCCATTCATGGGCAATTGAACAAAGGGCTAGAAAATCGGATGAAGCAGAAGATCCAGATGATTTTCCAGGATCCGTATGCTTCACTGGACCCTCGTAAAAAAGTTCTCGATTCTGTAGCGGAAGGCATCGATGTCCATAGACTTGCAGACAGCATGAAAGACAGGAAGGATATTGTTCAAAACTTGCTTGAAATCGTAGGGCTAAATAAGGAGTTTATGAACCGGTATCCGCATGAGTTTTCAGGGGGACAAAGGCAAAGGGTAGGGATTGCCCGCGCCTTGGCGGTAAACCCCGATGTTATCATTGCGGATGAGCCGATATCCGCGCTCGATGTATCGATCCAGGCTCAGGTAGTAAATTTGCTGAGGGATTTGCAGTATGAGAAGGATTTGACGTATTTATTTATCGCACATGATATTTCGATGGTGAAATATATTAGCGATCGCATCGGTGTGATGTATTTAGGGAATCTAGTTGAGCTTGCTCCTACGAAAGCAATTAGTGAAAACCCTCTTCATCCTTACACACAAGCTTTAATGTCAGCAGTGCCGGTGCCAGATCCTGTGGAAGAACGGAGCAGGGAACGGATCGTTTTGACAGGGGATCTTCCGAATCCGATGAGTCCGCCGACGGGATGCCGTTTTCGGACGCGCTGTCCATATGCAATGGAGAAATGTAAAGAAACTCCAATCTGGAAAGAGGCCGAAAAGGACCATTGGGTTGCCTGTCATCTCATCAATTGA
- a CDS encoding ABC transporter permease codes for MDFDDNDFEVVGHQKESQEVITRPQMSMFKESWIRLKKNKGAMLSLVILSILIVMAIIGPYLNEYSYEQTDYDKVFQKPSGEHWLGTDRFGRDQWTRVWEGTRISLYIAFLATTLDLIIGVMYGAISALLGGRVDNVMQRIIEVLVGIPNLILIILLIMLMKPGIVTITIAMVITGWVNMARLVRSQVFKLKTQEFILASRALGASNGRLIKEHFIPNTLGLIIVNMMFTIPAAIFTEAFLSFIGLGLQEPLASLGVLINDGFQAMRNHFYLLLFPALVIVGLMVCFNLLADGLRDALDPKMKK; via the coding sequence ATGGATTTCGATGACAATGACTTTGAAGTCGTCGGGCACCAAAAAGAATCACAGGAAGTCATCACTCGGCCGCAAATGAGCATGTTCAAGGAAAGTTGGATCCGCCTCAAGAAAAATAAAGGCGCGATGCTCAGTCTTGTCATTCTATCCATTCTGATCGTCATGGCGATTATCGGTCCGTATCTGAACGAGTATTCGTACGAGCAAACCGATTATGATAAGGTGTTCCAGAAACCGAGCGGCGAGCATTGGCTCGGGACGGACCGGTTTGGCCGTGACCAATGGACCCGGGTATGGGAAGGTACGAGAATTTCATTATACATCGCGTTTTTGGCTACCACCCTCGACTTGATCATCGGCGTTATGTACGGAGCTATTTCCGCTTTATTAGGCGGTCGGGTGGATAATGTGATGCAAAGGATTATTGAAGTGTTGGTCGGTATTCCGAATCTCATTTTGATCATCTTGCTCATCATGTTAATGAAACCAGGGATTGTCACGATCACCATAGCGATGGTCATTACAGGTTGGGTGAATATGGCGAGGCTTGTCCGTTCACAAGTGTTCAAGCTGAAGACCCAGGAATTCATTCTCGCATCAAGGGCATTGGGCGCTTCGAATGGCAGGCTCATCAAGGAGCACTTCATTCCGAATACGCTTGGTCTCATCATCGTCAATATGATGTTCACGATTCCTGCCGCGATTTTCACGGAAGCATTTTTAAGCTTCATCGGCCTAGGATTGCAAGAGCCGCTTGCTTCTTTAGGTGTATTAATAAACGACGGATTCCAGGCAATGAGAAATCATTTCTATCTCTTGCTGTTCCCGGCTTTGGTCATTGTCGGACTGATGGTCTGCTTCAACCTGTTGGCGGACGGCCTACGGGATGCACTCGATCCGAAAATGAAAAAATGA
- a CDS encoding ABC transporter permease, which yields MKKFIVVRVVNIILTLVVIATATFFLMKLLPGSPFDEEKLAGLTEEARIEFYAKYGLDKPLIMQYGIYMENLVKGDLGTSFYFKGQKVESLIKDRIGPSALLGLQAVILGMSIGLVLGMIAAFRHNTAWDYFTMFIAVIGVSIPNFVFAALLQYYIGLKWGILPVAFWESYSSSVLPTIALAMMVIALIARFTRNEMLEVLQQDYILTAKSKGLSKWSVIFNHTLRNSLIPIITILGPITVSLLTGSLVIENIFGIPGIGSLFVDSIKVNDYTTIMGLTLFYSAFYILTILVVDLLYGIIDPRIRLTESKG from the coding sequence ATGAAGAAATTCATTGTCGTCAGAGTCGTTAATATCATCCTGACATTAGTTGTCATTGCGACAGCCACATTTTTCTTGATGAAACTATTGCCTGGGTCGCCTTTTGATGAAGAGAAGCTGGCCGGTCTGACGGAAGAGGCACGGATTGAATTCTATGCCAAATACGGATTGGATAAACCGCTGATCATGCAATACGGAATCTATATGGAGAACTTGGTGAAGGGTGACTTGGGAACGTCCTTTTACTTTAAAGGGCAAAAGGTTGAATCGCTCATCAAAGACAGGATTGGTCCTTCAGCGTTGCTTGGCTTGCAGGCAGTAATTTTAGGGATGTCGATTGGCCTCGTTTTAGGGATGATTGCTGCATTCAGGCATAATACGGCTTGGGATTATTTCACGATGTTCATTGCGGTAATTGGTGTGTCTATACCGAACTTTGTTTTTGCGGCGCTGCTGCAATATTATATTGGTTTGAAATGGGGAATCCTCCCCGTCGCTTTCTGGGAAAGCTATAGCAGTTCGGTATTGCCGACAATTGCTCTAGCCATGATGGTCATCGCACTCATCGCCCGATTTACGCGGAATGAAATGCTCGAAGTGCTCCAGCAAGATTATATTTTGACTGCAAAATCAAAAGGGCTTTCAAAGTGGAGTGTAATCTTCAATCATACACTCAGAAATTCACTTATACCGATCATTACAATATTGGGTCCGATTACCGTCAGCTTGCTCACGGGCTCTCTCGTTATCGAAAACATTTTTGGAATTCCCGGAATTGGAAGCTTGTTCGTTGACTCGATCAAAGTGAATGATTACACGACAATCATGGGATTGACGCTGTTTTACAGTGCGTTTTACATCCTTACCATATTAGTCGTCGATTTATTATATGGAATCATCGATCCGCGAATACGTTTGACTGAGTCGAAGGGGTGA
- a CDS encoding asparaginase, whose protein sequence is MSELLVTVERGQVVESIHRGDIAIVRANGEVISSVGDIEKVVFARSSMKPLQTIPIIETGAADHYHFEDGDLALACASHNGEKQHTERAASILSRLELEVSNLKCGTHPPRWQEAYEELIKSGGDVTQIHNNCSGKHSGMLATAKHMDESIEDYYKIDHPVQQRILSVISELTDVPMKEIQIGIDGCGVPVHGIPLRNLALGFARMADPSGLNESRQQSIGRVTAAMMNAPEMVGGTSRFCTDFMKHMDGKMFGKVGAEGVYCVGVPEAGIGIAVKIEDGNSRATNAVIMEILSQMDLIDEQEAKALESYHFPTLLNARIEKVGMLKPVFSIYQRV, encoded by the coding sequence ATGTCCGAGTTACTCGTAACGGTCGAGAGGGGCCAAGTAGTTGAAAGTATACATAGAGGTGACATTGCAATTGTCCGTGCAAACGGTGAAGTGATTTCCTCCGTCGGTGATATTGAAAAGGTTGTATTTGCACGCTCCTCCATGAAGCCGTTGCAAACCATTCCGATTATCGAGACGGGTGCAGCCGACCATTATCATTTTGAAGATGGGGATTTGGCTTTAGCTTGTGCTTCGCATAACGGTGAAAAGCAGCACACTGAAAGAGCCGCATCAATCTTAAGCAGATTGGAATTGGAAGTTTCCAATTTAAAATGCGGTACCCATCCACCAAGATGGCAGGAGGCGTATGAAGAACTGATTAAAAGTGGCGGCGATGTAACGCAGATCCACAATAACTGTTCTGGAAAACATAGCGGAATGTTGGCGACGGCAAAACATATGGATGAAAGTATAGAAGATTATTATAAAATCGACCATCCCGTACAACAGAGAATCCTTTCGGTTATTAGTGAACTGACAGATGTACCGATGAAAGAGATTCAAATCGGTATAGACGGATGCGGCGTTCCGGTTCATGGAATTCCATTGCGGAATTTGGCACTCGGATTTGCGAGAATGGCTGATCCGAGCGGACTAAATGAATCAAGGCAACAATCGATTGGCCGAGTAACGGCTGCGATGATGAATGCGCCGGAAATGGTTGGCGGCACTTCTCGCTTCTGCACTGATTTCATGAAACATATGGATGGAAAGATGTTCGGCAAAGTCGGTGCGGAAGGGGTCTATTGTGTAGGGGTGCCAGAAGCGGGCATCGGGATCGCCGTCAAAATCGAGGATGGCAATAGCCGTGCTACAAACGCCGTTATCATGGAAATCCTCAGCCAGATGGATCTAATTGATGAGCAGGAAGCAAAAGCTCTTGAGTCTTATCATTTCCCTACTCTGTTGAATGCAAGGATAGAGAAGGTAGGTATGTTGAAACCCGTATTTTCCATTTACCAAAGAGTATAA
- a CDS encoding gamma-glutamyl-gamma-aminobutyrate hydrolase family protein produces MKPIIGITSNLDSTAHTLQNTYIQAVITGGGIPFVIPTGVESDVQQITALIDGLIVSGGGDMNPVLFNEEPVPQLGNVTPERDSNELKLVTHMLEADKPILGICRGHQVLNVALGGTLYQDINSQIASPVLQHDQKAKREHPSHAIHIEKGTILESITTSEKIMVNSFHHQALKEIPSPLIVSGKSSDGIVEAVESTDHHFVVGVQWHPEALLQNEDQVSMRLFEAYMKACVERMVAVESY; encoded by the coding sequence TTGAAACCGATTATCGGCATTACTTCCAACTTAGATTCAACTGCGCATACGCTTCAAAACACGTACATCCAGGCGGTCATCACTGGAGGTGGCATACCTTTTGTCATACCAACCGGGGTGGAAAGCGACGTACAGCAAATTACTGCACTTATTGACGGATTGATTGTTTCAGGCGGAGGAGACATGAACCCCGTACTTTTCAATGAAGAGCCTGTGCCTCAACTCGGAAACGTCACACCCGAAAGAGACTCGAATGAATTGAAGCTTGTAACGCATATGCTCGAAGCGGATAAACCGATCCTCGGCATATGCAGAGGCCACCAAGTGCTGAACGTCGCTTTAGGCGGAACGCTTTACCAGGACATCAATTCGCAAATCGCCAGTCCGGTATTGCAGCATGATCAAAAAGCGAAAAGGGAGCACCCATCCCATGCGATCCATATTGAAAAAGGAACTATCCTCGAATCCATCACAACCTCCGAGAAGATCATGGTGAATTCATTCCATCACCAAGCGCTGAAGGAGATCCCTTCCCCTCTTATCGTCTCGGGCAAATCTAGTGACGGAATTGTGGAGGCGGTTGAAAGTACGGATCACCATTTCGTCGTCGGCGTACAATGGCACCCCGAGGCTTTGCTGCAAAATGAAGATCAGGTTTCCATGCGCTTATTCGAGGCTTATATGAAAGCTTGCGTTGAGAGGATGGTTGCAGTTGAAAGTTATTGA
- a CDS encoding dipeptidase, with amino-acid sequence MKVIDLHCDVLARMHKSKGNLSFTDSNDLDVTYEKLKQGGCHIQAFAIFISPSIKSDQKFQVALDQIHYFYTEVIGKNQNMKALKAWDDFDQLQEGQIGAFLTLEGVDCIGNDMQKLSILRELGVLSIGLTWNNANLAADGVGEERGAGLTAFGKEIVGFCNENKILTDVSHLSEKAFWDVMDLAHFPIASHSNSKTVCNHRRNLTDEQATHLFNKNGLIHVVYNPPFVIEEGPVSVSDLITHIDHFCSLGGVGQIGLGSDFDGISEKIIGLEDASMQPALINELLKKYSEDEVKGFAYKNFLDHRPGKKIPQHLPEEEVLS; translated from the coding sequence TTGAAAGTTATTGATCTACATTGTGATGTATTAGCTCGAATGCACAAATCAAAAGGGAATCTATCATTCACAGATTCCAACGATCTCGATGTCACATATGAAAAGCTGAAGCAAGGCGGATGCCATATCCAAGCCTTCGCCATATTCATTTCACCTTCGATTAAGTCAGACCAGAAATTCCAAGTAGCACTCGATCAAATCCATTACTTTTATACCGAAGTGATCGGCAAAAACCAGAATATGAAAGCTCTCAAAGCGTGGGATGATTTTGATCAGCTCCAGGAAGGACAAATTGGCGCATTTCTCACCCTTGAAGGAGTAGATTGCATTGGGAATGATATGCAAAAGCTGTCGATTCTTCGGGAGCTTGGGGTCCTATCGATTGGGCTGACGTGGAATAATGCCAATTTGGCAGCGGATGGTGTCGGAGAAGAGCGCGGGGCTGGCCTTACTGCATTCGGGAAGGAAATTGTCGGATTCTGCAATGAAAACAAGATTCTTACGGATGTTTCCCATCTAAGCGAGAAGGCTTTTTGGGATGTCATGGATTTGGCGCACTTTCCGATTGCGAGCCACTCCAACTCGAAAACGGTCTGCAATCATCGGCGGAATTTGACAGATGAGCAGGCAACGCATTTATTCAACAAGAACGGACTGATCCATGTCGTCTACAATCCGCCATTCGTGATTGAAGAAGGCCCAGTATCTGTATCGGATCTTATCACTCATATCGACCATTTCTGTTCCCTTGGGGGTGTAGGTCAGATAGGGCTGGGTTCGGATTTCGACGGCATTTCGGAAAAAATTATCGGTCTTGAAGATGCTTCTATGCAACCGGCTTTGATCAACGAGTTGTTGAAGAAATATAGCGAGGATGAAGTGAAAGGATTTGCATACAAGAACTTCCTTGACCACCGTCCCGGTAAGAAGATTCCACAGCATTTACCAGAGGAAGAAGTGCTTTCGTAA
- a CDS encoding peptide ABC transporter substrate-binding protein produces MKTKFNFLLVLSLIMAVFLSGCGFSDSKKNDGEKTGEKEGKEKVVNLSLSNDIPDLNQVLTTDGISFSVLNNVMEGLYRLDENNEPQPAMAEDVDVSDDKLTYTFHLREGIKWSNGDPVTSEDFKYSWLRAMHPDTAGAYSNILSDYIVGGQEFVDGEADASTVAIETPDEKTLVVTLKTPTPFFLGLTAFVTYFPLNEKFINEVGEDKFALKADAILYNGPYVMTEYNQAQGVTLVKNKEYWDVDNVDVDKVTMKVIKEQSTALNLYEAGELDRVYLASSDVDSYKDSEEFGTETEFISWYLQFNFLEKPFDNVNIRKAFQLAYDAETLTKTVLNNGSAPAYGLVAAGVYGNGDKTFRELSGDHVKMDVAKAKEYLEKGIAEVGELPPLKILTADDTIAKDTAIFLQSEFKKNLGIDVQIDTKPYSGRLDAMRANEFQMGISRWGADYNDAMDILSLWIGEPLRGLRGNYFNEEYKKLIDDALVEADENKRLQMLIDAEKLMLVDDGTLGPLYFEGKAFLQKPNVKGVIIHPYGASIELKTIKVDE; encoded by the coding sequence ATGAAAACAAAGTTCAATTTTTTACTCGTGCTCTCTTTGATCATGGCCGTCTTTTTAAGCGGCTGCGGCTTCAGCGACTCGAAGAAGAATGATGGCGAAAAAACAGGCGAAAAGGAAGGTAAAGAAAAGGTTGTCAACTTGAGCCTTTCCAATGATATCCCTGACTTGAACCAAGTGTTGACGACGGACGGGATTTCATTCTCCGTGTTAAACAACGTAATGGAGGGGCTTTACCGTTTGGATGAAAACAACGAACCGCAGCCCGCTATGGCGGAAGATGTAGATGTGTCCGACGACAAATTGACGTATACATTCCACCTGCGCGAAGGCATTAAATGGAGCAACGGAGACCCTGTCACTTCTGAAGACTTCAAATACTCTTGGTTGCGGGCAATGCACCCTGATACGGCGGGCGCATATTCCAACATCCTATCCGATTATATTGTAGGCGGACAGGAATTTGTGGATGGCGAGGCTGACGCATCAACAGTTGCAATTGAAACTCCCGACGAGAAAACGCTTGTTGTCACTCTTAAAACACCGACACCATTTTTCCTTGGTTTAACGGCTTTCGTAACGTATTTCCCGTTGAACGAAAAATTCATTAACGAAGTCGGCGAAGATAAATTCGCATTAAAAGCGGATGCGATTTTGTATAACGGACCGTACGTTATGACTGAATACAATCAAGCTCAAGGCGTTACGTTAGTGAAGAACAAAGAGTATTGGGATGTTGACAATGTAGATGTCGACAAAGTTACGATGAAAGTCATCAAAGAACAAAGCACTGCATTGAACCTATATGAAGCAGGCGAATTAGATCGTGTTTACTTGGCGTCTTCTGACGTTGATTCCTACAAGGACAGCGAGGAATTCGGCACCGAAACGGAATTCATCTCCTGGTATTTACAGTTCAACTTCCTTGAAAAACCATTTGACAATGTCAATATCCGGAAAGCTTTCCAACTAGCATATGACGCGGAGACATTGACAAAAACTGTTCTGAACAACGGCTCAGCCCCTGCCTACGGACTAGTCGCAGCAGGCGTATATGGCAATGGCGATAAAACATTCCGTGAGTTGAGCGGAGACCACGTGAAAATGGACGTCGCAAAGGCAAAAGAATACTTGGAGAAAGGAATCGCCGAAGTCGGCGAACTTCCACCGCTTAAAATTTTGACTGCAGACGATACGATTGCAAAAGACACAGCGATCTTCCTCCAAAGTGAATTCAAAAAGAATCTAGGCATCGACGTGCAAATCGATACAAAACCGTACAGCGGCCGCTTGGATGCAATGAGAGCGAACGAATTCCAAATGGGTATTTCACGTTGGGGCGCGGACTATAACGATGCGATGGATATTTTAAGCCTTTGGATCGGAGAACCGTTAAGAGGACTTCGCGGGAACTACTTCAACGAGGAATATAAGAAGCTGATCGACGACGCACTTGTCGAAGCGGATGAAAACAAACGCCTTCAAATGTTGATTGATGCAGAGAAATTAATGCTCGTCGATGACGGCACATTAGGGCCGTTATACTTCGAAGGAAAAGCATTCTTGCAAAAGCCGAACGTCAAAGGTGTCATCATCCACCCGTATGGCGCTTCCATAGAATTAAAGACGATTAAAGTAGACGAATAA
- a CDS encoding response regulator transcription factor, with protein sequence MKILVIEDNESVSSMIELFFEKEGIYGEFVKDGLQGYERAVSGIWDCLIIDWMLPGMDGVTICRKLRKAEVAVPIIMLTAKNSESDQVLGLEMGADDYVTKPFSPLALMARIKAVTRRYLIAKEDRVDVVTLKTKHFTINTATREVFLDSKPVPNLTPKEFDLLHFFIQHPKQVFSREQLLDRVWGYDFYGDDRTVDVHIKRLRSKVSKPDQPFFHTVWGVGYRFDETTGEQE encoded by the coding sequence ATGAAAATCCTCGTAATCGAAGACAATGAAAGTGTATCTTCCATGATTGAACTGTTTTTTGAAAAGGAAGGGATTTACGGCGAGTTCGTGAAAGACGGACTCCAAGGCTATGAACGGGCTGTCTCGGGAATTTGGGATTGTCTGATTATCGACTGGATGCTGCCTGGGATGGATGGTGTGACAATCTGTCGAAAGTTGCGAAAAGCCGAAGTTGCAGTGCCGATTATCATGCTGACAGCGAAAAATAGTGAATCCGACCAGGTTCTTGGACTTGAGATGGGTGCGGATGATTATGTAACAAAGCCGTTCAGTCCGCTTGCGCTCATGGCACGCATTAAAGCTGTTACACGCAGGTATTTGATCGCGAAAGAGGATCGTGTTGATGTCGTCACACTGAAAACGAAGCACTTTACTATTAATACCGCTACCCGTGAAGTGTTCTTGGACAGCAAGCCGGTACCGAATTTAACGCCGAAGGAATTCGATCTGCTCCATTTTTTCATTCAACATCCAAAGCAGGTGTTTTCGCGCGAGCAGCTACTAGATCGAGTGTGGGGCTATGACTTTTACGGCGATGACCGGACAGTCGATGTGCATATCAAGCGATTGAGGTCGAAGGTGTCAAAGCCGGATCAGCCATTTTTCCATACAGTATGGGGCGTAGGCTACCGATTCGACGAAACGACTGGTGAGCAGGAATGA